GGGGCATGGTTCAATGGATGTGTCGTTCACGTTCATCAAGACCATGCCTCGTTCCTCCTCGGACGGAGTCCGGCCGAAACCCGACCTTAAACCTTGATCCCAGAACCCTGAACCAACCCCATGAACTGGCTACACCCTGAATACATCTGGAGCCTGCTGGCCGTGCCGGTGGCGGTGCTGCTCTTTTTGTGGGCGGCATGGCAGCGGCGAAAGGCGTTGCAGGCGTTCGGTCATGTTCCGCTGGTGTCGCGGCTGACGGCGGCCGTGAGCAGCCGGCGCCGGCGATGGAAGTCGGGCCTGGCCGTGCTGGGGTTGCTGTTTATTGCGGTGGCGCTGGTGGGACCGCGTTTCGGGACCAAGCTGCGCGAAGTGAAGCGCGAGGGCATCGATTTCGTCATCGCGCTGGACGTTTCGGCCTCGATGATGGCCGAAGACGTGGCGCCGAACCGGCTGGACCGCGCCCGCAACGAAGTAAAGAAGCTGATCGGCGAGCTGCAGGGCGACCGAGTCGGGCTTGTCACCTTTGCCGGCGACGCCTTCATCCAGTGCCCGCTGACGACCGACTACAGCGCCGTCCGGCTCTTTCTCGACGTGGCCGACCCGTCCCTGATCCCGACGCCCGGGACCGACTTCGGCGCCGCGCTCAACATGGCCATCCAGGCCTTCAAGGGCGGCGCGAAGGACGGCGAGGGTCCGCCGCCGGAAGAACGGACGAAGGCGCTCCTGATCGTTTCCGACGGCGAAAACCATGTCGCCAACCTGGAGCAGGTGCTGACGCAGGCCCGCGAATCCAAGATCGTCATCTTCACGGCCGGCGTGGGCGAAACGGATGGCGTGCCGATACCGGTTTACCGCAACGGCCGGCGTATCGATTACAAAAAAGATCGACGCGGCCGGGTGGTCAGCACGCAGCTCGAGGAAGAAGGACTCCAGAAACTCGCGGAAGACGGCGCCTACTTCCGCATCGCGCGGACCTCCAGTTCGCTCCCTAAAATAACGGCGAGCCTACAACGTTTACAGAAAACAGAGTTCGGCGCGGAAGAGTTCGAAGAATACGAGGAGCAGTATCAGTGGCCGCTGGCGCTGGGCCTGTTCCTCCTGTTGCTCGAACGGTTTGTCAGCGACCGACGTAAAAAAACAACCCCAGACCTCGAACTGGCGAAAGAGGCGGTTTCTTGAGGTTCGAGGTTTGACGTTCAAGGTTCGATGGGCTTGACCTGATGCCTTTGAACCTCAAACCTTGAACCTCGAACCATAAAACTCACCCCGCCACCAATCCTCATGACCTACGGTATCGCAATCATCCTGGCTTTCATGCAGCTCGGCGTCGGCGACGACGGCTCGAAAGCAGGCCGGCGCGGGAACGAATTTTTCGCCCGGGACGAACTGCCCCAGGCCGCCGGCGCGTACCGCAACGGCCTCGTCGCCCAGGAAGGCGAGCCGGCCAACGCGGTCACCTCCGGGCTCTGGAATAACCTCGGGGCCACCCTGTTTCGGATGGGACAGTTCGAGGAGGCCGGCCAGGCCTTCGATCAGTCGATCGCCCTGTCGACCACCCCCGGCGACGTGAGCCGCGCGGCCTACAACGCCGGCAACAACGTCTTCGAGGCGGCGAGCGCATCGGGCGGGCAGGCGCCGCCCACGCCCGACGGGCAGGAGGGCGCTCCGCCGCAGGGCCCCACCCTCGAATCGGCCCTCGACTACTACCGTCAGGCCCTGCTGGCCGACCCGGACAACCAGGACGCCAAATTCAACTACGAGTTCGTCAAACGCCGGCTCGAAGAACAGCAGCAGCAGGATCAACAGGATCAGCAAAATTCCAACGACCAGAACGAAAACCAGGACGAGAACCAGCAGAACCAGGATCAACAGAATCAGGGCAATCAGCAGAACCAGGGGCAGCAGGATCAGGACGACCAGCAGCAACAACAGGGCGACCAGCAGAACGAAGGGCAGCAAGATCAGCAGCCCCAGCAGCAACAGGCGCCCGCCCCGGACCCCAACAAGCTGAGCCGGGAAGAAGCGGAGCGTATCCTTCAGGCGCTTCAGAACGAAGAGGAAGACCTGCTCCGGCAGGTGCTCAAGCCCCAGACCCGACCTCGGGCCGTGGAAAAAGACTGGTAGTTTGGCATATGCCTTCGATTTCACCCATATCGACGCCTCCCCTTCGCACAGGTATCCGATGGCTCGCGATCGTCCTGATGCTCGCCGGCTCCACGGCGGCGCGCGGTCAGGCCATACGCGTGCAGGCCTTTGTGAGCGAGAACACCATCGGGACGGAAGAAATCCTGGCCTACAGCATCCAGATCGAAAACGCCAGCCCTAACGATGTGGTGCGCCCGGAAGCCCCTCGAACGGAAGGACTCACGCTGCTCCAGGTGATGCCGAGTTCGCAGATGAGCACGAGCATCATCAACGGGCAGATGAGCCAGAGCGTGTCCTACGAATGGCGCATGCGCCCCACCCGCGAAGGCGAGGCCAAAATCGACGCCGCCGTGGTGAAGGTGAAGGGGGAAAACTACCGGACCGCACCGATCTCCGTGACCGTCGTCCCCCAGTCCCAGCGGCCGCAAACGGCCCGGCGCAACACGCGCACCCGGCTGATCGATCCGTTCGCTACCCCCTCCGCCCCGGACAACACCCCCCCGCAGTCGGCGATCGGCAAGGACGACATCTTTATCCGGGCTATCCCCAGCGCCAGAAACGTCTACCAGAACGAGCAGGTCAACATCGAATACCAGCTGTTCTTTCGTGAGGGGATGCAGCTCCGGCAGAGCCGCCTCGCCGACTCGTGGGACGCGGAAGGATTCTGGCGGGAGGAACTGGATGTCGAGCGCCGGCCGATTCCGCAAACCGTCGTTGAAAAAGGGCTCCGGTACAACACCATCGTGCTCAAGCGGGTGGCCGTGTTTCCGACGCGCTCGGGCGATCTGTCGATAGACCCCCTCAAGATCGAGGCGGAAGCCTTCGTCCCGCACCGGTCCGCCAATCCGTTCGACCAGTTTTTCAGCTTCAGCCCCCGGTACGAGCCGGTCGAGGTCTCGTCGCCCCCGGTGACGATCCACGTCGAACCCCTGCCTCCCGGCGCGCCTGAGTCGTTCAACGGCGCCGTCGGCTCGTTCCATATCGAGGCCAGCGTGAGCGACAACGCCGTCGAAGTCGGCGAACCGATCGAAGTGGAAGTCCGCATCTCGGGCACCGGCAACATCGCCACGCTGGATCCGCCCCTGTTCACGCCGCCGGGTGTCTTCGAGCAGTACGACCCGCAGATCCAGACCTCGATCAACCGGACCGGAAACCGGATCAACGGCACCAAGGTGCTGAATTACGTCCTCATCCCCCGCTCCAACGGCACCTTCCAGCTGCCCCAGGTGGAGATGGCGTATTTCAACACCGCGCGCAAGCAATATGAGAAGATGCGGCCCGAGCCCGTCAGCGTGCGCGTGACCGGCACGGCTTCCGCGCCCGTGGCGGCGCTGACCTCGGCGATGGGGCTGCCCGTGGACGACATCGCCGGCATCCTGCCCGAGGCCAGCAACTGGTCGCGCATCGCGCGGATGCCGCTGCACCAAAACCCGTTCGTCTACATCGCGCTGCTGCTCCCGCTGCTGGGCATCGCCGGCCTGTACGTCTACACCAAACGGGCCCGCCAGCTCGCCGGCGACGAACGCCTGCTGCGCAACCGGCGCGCCCATCCGCTGGCCAGGAAGCACCTCGCCGGCGCCATGGCGCTGCTCTCGCGGCAGGACTCGCGCGGCTTTTACCAGGAGGTCGAACGCGCCATCCGCTCGTTTATCGGGAATCGCCTCAATGTGGCCGAGACCGGACTGACCTACAGCCAGCTCGAAAACGCCCTCGCGGAACACGGCGCCTCCGCCGTGCTCTGCGGCCAGACGGTGCAACTGATCCAGGAGTGCGATCGCGTGCGATTCGCGCCCATCCCGCCGAACCAGTCGGAGATGGACACGGCCTGCGACCGGGCAAGCCAGCTGATCGTCCAGCTCGATACGGAGTTGAACTGACATGCGCCGCCCGAACCTCACAGGCTTCTTCCTGGTCGCCCTGCTGGCCGCTGCGACAGGGTTCGCCCGCCCCGCCGGCGCGCAGGTGAGCGAGGCCGTGCTGGCCTTCGACCAGGGCAACCAGCTGTATCGCGACGGCCAGTACGAACAGGCCATCGCGGCCTACCAGTCCGCCATCGACCAGGGCTACGCGAGCGGGGCGCTCTATTTTAACATGGGCAACGCCTATTACCGCCTCGACCGGATCGGGCAGGCCATCCGGTATTACGAAAAGAGCCGGCGGCTGACGCCGGAGAGCGCCGAGCTGCTCCACAGCCT
The Rhodothermales bacterium genome window above contains:
- a CDS encoding BatD family protein, coding for MLAGSTAARGQAIRVQAFVSENTIGTEEILAYSIQIENASPNDVVRPEAPRTEGLTLLQVMPSSQMSTSIINGQMSQSVSYEWRMRPTREGEAKIDAAVVKVKGENYRTAPISVTVVPQSQRPQTARRNTRTRLIDPFATPSAPDNTPPQSAIGKDDIFIRAIPSARNVYQNEQVNIEYQLFFREGMQLRQSRLADSWDAEGFWREELDVERRPIPQTVVEKGLRYNTIVLKRVAVFPTRSGDLSIDPLKIEAEAFVPHRSANPFDQFFSFSPRYEPVEVSSPPVTIHVEPLPPGAPESFNGAVGSFHIEASVSDNAVEVGEPIEVEVRISGTGNIATLDPPLFTPPGVFEQYDPQIQTSINRTGNRINGTKVLNYVLIPRSNGTFQLPQVEMAYFNTARKQYEKMRPEPVSVRVTGTASAPVAALTSAMGLPVDDIAGILPEASNWSRIARMPLHQNPFVYIALLLPLLGIAGLYVYTKRARQLAGDERLLRNRRAHPLARKHLAGAMALLSRQDSRGFYQEVERAIRSFIGNRLNVAETGLTYSQLENALAEHGASAVLCGQTVQLIQECDRVRFAPIPPNQSEMDTACDRASQLIVQLDTELN
- a CDS encoding VWA domain-containing protein — encoded protein: MNWLHPEYIWSLLAVPVAVLLFLWAAWQRRKALQAFGHVPLVSRLTAAVSSRRRRWKSGLAVLGLLFIAVALVGPRFGTKLREVKREGIDFVIALDVSASMMAEDVAPNRLDRARNEVKKLIGELQGDRVGLVTFAGDAFIQCPLTTDYSAVRLFLDVADPSLIPTPGTDFGAALNMAIQAFKGGAKDGEGPPPEERTKALLIVSDGENHVANLEQVLTQARESKIVIFTAGVGETDGVPIPVYRNGRRIDYKKDRRGRVVSTQLEEEGLQKLAEDGAYFRIARTSSSLPKITASLQRLQKTEFGAEEFEEYEEQYQWPLALGLFLLLLERFVSDRRKKTTPDLELAKEAVS
- a CDS encoding tetratricopeptide repeat protein, producing the protein MTYGIAIILAFMQLGVGDDGSKAGRRGNEFFARDELPQAAGAYRNGLVAQEGEPANAVTSGLWNNLGATLFRMGQFEEAGQAFDQSIALSTTPGDVSRAAYNAGNNVFEAASASGGQAPPTPDGQEGAPPQGPTLESALDYYRQALLADPDNQDAKFNYEFVKRRLEEQQQQDQQDQQNSNDQNENQDENQQNQDQQNQGNQQNQGQQDQDDQQQQQGDQQNEGQQDQQPQQQQAPAPDPNKLSREEAERILQALQNEEEDLLRQVLKPQTRPRAVEKDW